The DNA region GAATTGCCGTCGCGCTGTGCAAGGCGGCCCGCGAGTTCGGCGGCGCGCCGCAGCAAGACGACATTACTGCACTGGTCATCAAAGTATAGCGCGCTAGTGCATCGTAGGGTGGGACCAGTGAGCTTGCGAGCGCCGGCCCACCAGAATCGGCAAGGTCACTCTCGGTGGGCCGGCGCTCGCAAGCTCGCTGGTCCCACCCTACGTGACTACCGCGTTTCGACCGCGGCCTGGCCAACCTCTGCCCTAGCCACCGCGTGTCGGTTACATTAGGCGTTTTCCTACGGAGAACGCTGCATGTCGACCGCCGAGCCGCAACGCGAGACGCTCTTTGGCCACCCCGCCGGCCTCTACACGCTCTTTTTCGCCGAATTGTGGGAGCGGTTCTCCTACTACGGCAATCGCGCCTTGCTCGTGCTCTATATGACCAAGGGCTTCTTGGGCTACGAAGACAGCGACGCGTTCACCGTTTACGGCGCCTATACCGCGCTGGTTTATATGACGCCCTTCTTCGGCGGCATGCTGGCCGACCGGCTGCTGGGGCGGCGCCGCGCCGTGATAATCGGAGGCGTGTTGATGGCGCTGGGCCAATTGATGCTGACCGCCAGGTTTACCTGGGCTTTCTTTGGCGGCCTGGCGCTGCTCATCGCGGGCAACGGCTTCTTCAAGCCCAATATCTCCACCATCGTGGGCTCGCTCTATGCCGAGCGCAGCGGCAAGCGCGACGGCGGCTTCACCATCTTCTATATGGGCATCAACCTGGGCGCCGCGATGGCGCCGTTGCTCTGCAGTATCGTCGGCGAGAGGTACGGCTGGCACTACGGGTTTGGCCTGGCCACCATCGGCATGCTCACCGGCCTGGCCATCTTCGTCATGCCCGGCATCCTGGCACGACTGCTGATCGCGGGCGGCGCCGCGGCGGCGGCCTACGGATTGTGCATGTATCACCCTTCCAACCCGGTGGTGATCGGCATTTACGTGTTTGTGGCACTTTCCGTTTTGGCGGCCGCGGCGGTGTCGTGGGTGGCGATCGGCCGAGGCGGTCTGCCGGAAAGCGCGGGGGCGCCGCCCGCCGGCAACCTGCTCGACAAACGCGTCTTGGGCCCGATCACCGCCAATGCCGCCGTGTACCTGGGGACGCTGGCGGCGATTCCTTTGCTCGCGCTGCTGGTTTCCGGTTTCGCTCCGCTCCGCAAGGAAGGAACGGCGTTGGTGCTCATTCCCGACTCGTCGGTCAAGGCGTTGGAAAAGAGCGAAAGCCCGGTCCTTCGCGTCCTGGGTCAGGTCGCCAAAGAATCGAGCAAGCCGGCCGGACTCGTGCTGGCACTGGCCGGCCTGGCCGCGGGAGTCTACTTGGTGATCGAAGCGTTCCGCCTCGACCGCGTGCCGCGGGAACGCCTGTTCGTGGTCTTCGTGCTGTTTTTCTTCATCATGCTGTTTTGGGCCTTTTTCGAACAGGCCGGCAGTTCGCTTAACCTGTTTACCGATCGCAACGTCGATCGCGTCATTGAAAGCGGTAAGGCTCTCACGATCGGCGAGGCCGATGTCGGGAAAACGCTGACCTTGGAGCCGACGCAAGAACAGCTTGGCTACAGCAACGGCGACAAGCTTTTTACGATGGACGTGCTGGACCGCCTGCGCGCGGAGGCCGCTAAGAGCGATCGTATCGCAGCGGTGGGCTCCGCTGCCGCGAAAACGAATGCGGAGGACGTGCGCCTGGAGGTCCCCTGGAAAGTGGCGCCCGACAACGTCGGCATGCGCGTGGCGCGCAGCAACGATGAGATTCCCACCAGCGCCTTTCAATCGGTCAATGCCATCTTCATCATCGTGTTCGGCCTGCTCTTTACCGCCGTCTGGAACTTCTTGGGATCGCGGGGTCTCGAGCCGAGCACGCCGTTCAAGTTTGCTCTGGGGCTGCTGCAGCTCGGCTTGGGCTTCGTCAGTTTCTGGTATGGCGCCCGCGAGGCCGACGCACGCGGAATCGTGAGCATCGGCTGGCTGCTTTTGGGCTATCTGTTCCACACCACGGGCGAGCTCTGCTTGTCGCCCGTCGGGCTGGCCATGGTCACCAAGCTTTCGCCCAGGCACCTTGTGAGCACGGTGATGGGCGCTTGGTTCTTGTCGACGGCCTTTTCGCTGTATCTGGCGGCGATCATTGCCCAGTTCACGCGCGTCGAGCAAGTCGCGGGTCAAAAGGGCGTCATGCCGCCGCCCATCAAGACGGTCCACACCTACGGCGCCGTGTTTGGCCACATCGCCGTCGCCGCCATCATTTCCGCGGTCATCTGCTTTGCCCTGGTGCCGCTGTTGAAGCGCTGGATGCACGAAGAAAGCGATTTATGAAGCTGCGAGAGTGAGATTCTCGTCGGCGGTCTCGCCGCGCCTCGGCATGGTTCAAGACCTCAGCGTCTCTCGGGACCGCCTGGCACGGGGCTGGTCGGTGGCCGCCCCGCGCCGTAAACTCAAGCCAACCATGCGGCAGCGCCATTCAACCCACCTGGTAAGCACTGGACTTGCCGCGTCTCTCTTCGTAATCTGTCGTATGGTTGGCGTAACCTTTCTTGCGCCGCGGTGTGGTGGATGCTGAGGAAAAGATGTGAGTCATTGCGTGGTTTTCCGC from Pirellulales bacterium includes:
- a CDS encoding peptide MFS transporter, with product MSTAEPQRETLFGHPAGLYTLFFAELWERFSYYGNRALLVLYMTKGFLGYEDSDAFTVYGAYTALVYMTPFFGGMLADRLLGRRRAVIIGGVLMALGQLMLTARFTWAFFGGLALLIAGNGFFKPNISTIVGSLYAERSGKRDGGFTIFYMGINLGAAMAPLLCSIVGERYGWHYGFGLATIGMLTGLAIFVMPGILARLLIAGGAAAAAYGLCMYHPSNPVVIGIYVFVALSVLAAAAVSWVAIGRGGLPESAGAPPAGNLLDKRVLGPITANAAVYLGTLAAIPLLALLVSGFAPLRKEGTALVLIPDSSVKALEKSESPVLRVLGQVAKESSKPAGLVLALAGLAAGVYLVIEAFRLDRVPRERLFVVFVLFFFIMLFWAFFEQAGSSLNLFTDRNVDRVIESGKALTIGEADVGKTLTLEPTQEQLGYSNGDKLFTMDVLDRLRAEAAKSDRIAAVGSAAAKTNAEDVRLEVPWKVAPDNVGMRVARSNDEIPTSAFQSVNAIFIIVFGLLFTAVWNFLGSRGLEPSTPFKFALGLLQLGLGFVSFWYGAREADARGIVSIGWLLLGYLFHTTGELCLSPVGLAMVTKLSPRHLVSTVMGAWFLSTAFSLYLAAIIAQFTRVEQVAGQKGVMPPPIKTVHTYGAVFGHIAVAAIISAVICFALVPLLKRWMHEESDL